The uncultured Desulfobulbus sp. genome window below encodes:
- a CDS encoding ATP-binding protein, with protein sequence MPITKLTPDELRLSIAPESLGFTDTSELINEPLPWIGQERAQQAAQFGLGMQQADYNLIVLGEVGSGRSSLMKQAMSIAAAQRPTPPDLCFLHNFDAPERPSALHIPAGKGKALRKAMAQMSKSLVTEIPQQLQETDYKLERERIEKAFKVEETQAFNQLEVFAEARNFSMRQESGQLLFTLLGTDGKAMSEEQLMALSKEERASINESEEELLAEINTYFERTRPLERRMEQDLDALQKTTIRPLLENELHKITSSLGAETTDSPVLREYFRQVSDDVLENLDLYLSAEGEAEVHRLEALQRTLASYRVNLVVDNSELAGAPVIIENNPLHRSLFGSIEYHTENEALVTDFSQIRAGSLIQAHGGFLMLHLRDLLADPLVWEKLRRFLRSGVLQIEDPGTAFAPIATLSLSPKPVSISVKIILIASPEHYYELQEGDPEFARRFRVKVDFVEEFVDSEELRQATSVFVAQTCLKRNLPHFSAEAVARLLEESHRETDDQRRQSAAFGHLDARIVESAPLALQRNDVLVRVKDVEQAQRARRMRHDYPEQRMRESISDGDVLIEFEGSRVGQVNGLSVIDLGDHRFGFPVRVSARTHAGEDGLTNIEREVEMSGPIHDKGVFILQNYLAALFERNAPLSFTGSIVFEQEYHGIEGDSASCAELFALLSALAGVPIHQGIAVTGALNQHGEVLPVGGINEKIEGYYRICQDYGLTGNQGVIIPERNRRNLMLDHEVCEAVATGRFTIYSMAELTDGIELLTGLKPGQLNARGQYPKTSLFGHVQNTLKQYHRRCNAHDRPRG encoded by the coding sequence ATGCCCATCACCAAACTCACCCCTGACGAACTCCGCCTCTCCATTGCCCCGGAAAGCCTTGGCTTTACCGACACCAGCGAGCTGATCAACGAGCCCCTCCCCTGGATAGGCCAAGAACGTGCTCAGCAGGCAGCTCAGTTTGGTCTTGGCATGCAGCAGGCGGACTATAACCTTATCGTCCTTGGCGAGGTCGGCAGTGGCCGCTCTTCCTTAATGAAACAGGCGATGTCCATCGCTGCTGCACAACGTCCAACTCCACCAGATCTCTGCTTTCTCCATAATTTTGATGCTCCGGAGCGTCCTTCAGCCCTGCATATCCCTGCCGGTAAAGGGAAGGCATTGCGTAAGGCCATGGCTCAAATGAGCAAATCCTTAGTCACGGAAATTCCACAACAATTGCAGGAGACGGACTATAAACTGGAGAGGGAACGCATTGAAAAAGCGTTTAAGGTTGAGGAGACCCAGGCCTTTAATCAGCTGGAAGTCTTTGCCGAAGCACGCAATTTCAGTATGCGCCAAGAATCAGGGCAATTACTGTTTACCCTGCTCGGTACGGATGGAAAAGCCATGAGCGAAGAGCAGTTAATGGCGCTTTCCAAAGAAGAACGGGCGTCGATCAATGAAAGCGAAGAAGAACTGCTTGCAGAAATCAACACCTATTTCGAGCGAACTCGGCCGCTTGAACGCAGGATGGAGCAGGATCTCGATGCATTGCAAAAGACAACCATCCGGCCTCTGTTGGAGAATGAGCTTCATAAGATAACCTCCTCTCTTGGTGCAGAGACAACGGACTCGCCTGTCCTCAGAGAGTATTTTCGCCAGGTCAGTGACGACGTTCTCGAAAATCTTGACCTCTATCTCTCTGCCGAGGGCGAGGCAGAAGTGCACCGTCTCGAGGCGCTGCAGCGCACTTTGGCCAGCTACCGGGTGAACCTGGTGGTCGACAACAGCGAGCTTGCGGGAGCTCCGGTCATCATCGAAAACAACCCGCTGCACCGCTCACTCTTTGGCTCTATCGAGTACCACACAGAAAATGAGGCGCTGGTCACAGATTTCTCCCAGATTCGTGCGGGCAGTCTCATTCAAGCCCATGGTGGCTTTCTCATGCTGCATCTGCGCGATCTGCTTGCCGATCCACTGGTCTGGGAAAAACTGCGTCGTTTTCTCCGCAGCGGTGTCCTCCAAATCGAAGATCCGGGCACTGCATTCGCGCCCATCGCCACCCTTTCATTAAGCCCCAAACCGGTCTCAATCTCGGTCAAAATTATTCTCATCGCCTCGCCTGAACATTATTATGAACTCCAGGAAGGTGACCCTGAATTTGCCCGTCGCTTTCGGGTGAAAGTCGATTTTGTCGAAGAATTCGTTGATAGCGAAGAGCTCCGCCAGGCGACCTCGGTCTTTGTGGCGCAGACCTGCCTTAAACGCAACCTGCCCCATTTTAGCGCCGAGGCTGTTGCCCGGCTGCTTGAAGAAAGCCATCGCGAAACCGATGATCAACGACGACAAAGCGCGGCTTTTGGCCACTTAGATGCAAGAATAGTTGAAAGCGCTCCCTTAGCCCTGCAAAGAAATGATGTTCTGGTCCGTGTTAAAGATGTTGAACAGGCACAGCGTGCCCGGAGAATGCGTCACGACTACCCCGAGCAGCGCATGCGAGAATCAATTAGCGATGGCGATGTACTGATCGAATTTGAAGGGAGTCGAGTCGGTCAGGTAAATGGTCTCAGCGTGATTGATCTGGGCGATCACCGTTTTGGTTTTCCGGTGCGGGTGAGTGCACGAACCCACGCGGGGGAAGACGGTCTCACCAACATCGAGCGCGAGGTCGAGATGTCCGGCCCGATCCATGATAAGGGGGTATTCATCCTGCAAAATTATCTTGCTGCCCTCTTTGAAAGAAACGCGCCGCTGAGTTTCACCGGATCCATCGTTTTTGAGCAAGAGTATCACGGCATTGAGGGCGACTCTGCCTCCTGTGCTGAACTCTTTGCCCTGCTTTCTGCTCTGGCCGGTGTCCCCATCCATCAGGGGATCGCAGTTACAGGTGCCCTGAATCAACACGGCGAAGTTCTGCCCGTGGGGGGGATTAATGAAAAAATCGAAGGATATTACCGCATCTGTCAAGACTACGGGCTCACAGGCAATCAGGGAGTGATCATCCCCGAGCGAAACAGACGTAACCTCATGCTTGACCATGAGGTCTGCGAGGCGGTCGCGACTGGGCGCTTTACGATTTACTCAATGGCAGAGCTCACCGACGGCATTGAACTGCTTACTGGCCTTAAGCCCGGGCAACTCAACGCCCGAGGCCAGTATCCTAAAACCAGCCTCTTTGGTCACGTGCAAAACACCCTTAAACAGTACCATCGCCGGTGCAATGCTCATGATCGGCCCCGGGGGTGA
- a CDS encoding IS91 family transposase, with translation MDLATLVHQYYDVFMARFGKTILPDQRKALDAILRCRTPASGELYVQCPDCQQGQWRPLSCGNRHCPRCQNHLTSLWIDKQREKLLPVPYFMVTFTLPYQLRSLAYRHQGEVYSLMFRCAAEVLRSFARNAKSLGAEIGMTMVLHTHSRRLEFHPHIHVLIPGGGIDQQARVWKKLSGKYLFNGFALAKAFRGKFLAGADAIGLRITDKVPKKWVVHCDHMGTGAPALKYLARYLYRGVIGEKNIVANTNGEVTFRYRDSATGTMQKRTLRGEEFLRLLLQHVLPNGFRRLREYGFLHGNAKKIRMLVQLVLHVVIRPQPPRPRPVFACPHCKQTMRIVCFRNDYRQPG, from the coding sequence ATGGACCTGGCCACTCTTGTTCACCAATATTACGATGTCTTCATGGCGCGGTTCGGCAAAACTATCCTGCCGGACCAACGCAAGGCCCTTGATGCGATTCTCCGTTGCCGAACGCCTGCTTCCGGAGAACTCTACGTGCAGTGCCCTGACTGTCAGCAAGGTCAGTGGCGCCCGCTCTCCTGTGGCAACCGCCATTGCCCACGCTGCCAAAATCACCTGACCAGTCTCTGGATCGACAAACAACGGGAAAAGCTCCTGCCTGTGCCCTATTTCATGGTGACCTTTACCTTGCCCTATCAGCTGCGTTCGTTGGCTTATCGTCACCAGGGAGAGGTCTATTCGCTCATGTTCCGGTGTGCTGCCGAAGTCCTACGTTCATTCGCCCGCAATGCAAAATCTTTGGGCGCCGAGATCGGCATGACCATGGTCTTGCACACCCATTCAAGGAGACTGGAATTTCACCCGCATATCCACGTCCTGATCCCTGGAGGTGGCATTGACCAACAGGCTCGGGTTTGGAAAAAGCTCTCGGGGAAATATCTCTTCAACGGTTTTGCCTTGGCCAAAGCCTTTCGCGGTAAGTTCCTGGCCGGAGCAGATGCTATCGGCTTGCGGATCACAGACAAAGTCCCGAAAAAATGGGTTGTCCACTGCGACCATATGGGCACCGGCGCACCGGCCTTGAAATACCTCGCAAGGTATTTGTACCGAGGCGTGATTGGAGAAAAAAACATCGTTGCCAATACCAACGGCGAAGTAACCTTTAGGTACCGGGACAGCGCTACCGGGACAATGCAGAAGAGGACGCTTAGGGGAGAAGAGTTTCTGCGTCTGCTTCTTCAACATGTCCTGCCAAACGGGTTTAGGCGGCTGCGCGAATATGGATTCCTGCACGGGAATGCGAAAAAAATCCGTATGCTGGTCCAGTTGGTCCTGCACGTCGTTATCAGGCCGCAGCCGCCCCGTCCCCGACCAGTGTTTGCTTGTCCGCACTGCAAGCAAACGATGCGTATTGTGTGCTTTAGAAATGATTACCGCCAACCTGGGTAA
- a CDS encoding histidine phosphatase family protein, producing the protein MQSLIYLLRHGEVDSSRPRRFLGQSDVLLNANGINQAMQVGLALADISFQHVFSSPLSRALLTAELVSGYPPKAIQPIEAFKEINLGAWEGLTATEVQEKYPGTYEQRGENMGSFRPPAGESFTDVAARALPALQNLACTNTGPFLIVAHAGVNRVLLASLQHTPIDDLLTIPQNYCCLNILSCSYNVLSVQQINQIHY; encoded by the coding sequence ATGCAGTCACTGATTTACCTGCTCCGCCACGGCGAGGTTGATTCGTCACGTCCTCGCCGTTTTCTGGGGCAATCGGATGTGCTCCTCAACGCAAATGGCATCAACCAGGCAATGCAGGTTGGCCTGGCCCTTGCCGACATTTCTTTCCAGCATGTCTTCTCTTCCCCGCTCAGCCGAGCGCTGCTGACCGCAGAACTGGTCAGTGGCTATCCTCCAAAAGCAATCCAGCCCATTGAGGCCTTCAAAGAAATTAACCTGGGAGCGTGGGAAGGGTTAACTGCCACAGAGGTGCAGGAGAAATACCCAGGCACCTATGAACAACGGGGAGAAAACATGGGAAGCTTCCGCCCTCCGGCAGGGGAAAGCTTCACCGACGTGGCCGCCCGTGCCCTGCCCGCCCTGCAAAATCTTGCCTGCACAAACACAGGTCCTTTTCTCATTGTGGCCCACGCCGGGGTCAATCGCGTCTTGCTGGCTTCGCTGCAACACACGCCAATTGATGACCTGCTCACCATCCCCCAGAATTATTGTTGTCTGAATATTCTCAGTTGCAGCTACAATGTTCTTTCTGTCCAGCAGATCAATCAAATTCATTATTGA
- a CDS encoding DVU_1551 family NTP transferase — protein MSPKPSAIIIAGGYSSRMGELKALLPMGGTTVLNQSINLFRSCGVNDIMVVTGHRAEEVRAIAEKAGVRTTHNPDFAQGMYSSIRAGVHALSANCHGCFLLPVDIALVRRGTVSLLLQAQAQAPANIYYPVFEDHRGHPPLLSSELMHLIRNSDEPEGGLRTILATLEAEHPDQIREVQVADANIHFDMDTPDDYFDGCIRFARQGVPTMAEAKAIIDHIYGMPEKGLAHGRMVGDVAGILCQTLIRHNGRELKPQTCRVCGLLHDIAKGHPHHEETGATWLRELGFDEAAEIVGAHKDMDWKPEMGVGERELVHLADKVVRGSRMVRVNERFEEKLTLFKDDPEAVEAILRRYRLAQDLAAAVEAEVGQPLELIMEMAFATCSH, from the coding sequence ATGTCACCAAAACCAAGCGCCATCATCATTGCAGGAGGGTACTCCTCACGCATGGGCGAACTCAAGGCCCTGCTTCCCATGGGCGGGACCACGGTACTGAACCAGTCGATCAACCTCTTTCGCTCCTGCGGTGTCAACGATATCATGGTCGTCACCGGTCATCGTGCAGAAGAAGTGCGGGCCATTGCAGAGAAAGCAGGCGTCCGCACCACCCATAATCCCGATTTTGCCCAGGGTATGTACAGCTCCATACGGGCTGGGGTACATGCCCTCTCTGCCAACTGTCATGGATGTTTTCTGCTCCCGGTGGACATTGCCCTGGTGCGACGAGGGACGGTGAGCCTCCTCTTGCAGGCCCAGGCCCAAGCACCGGCAAACATTTATTATCCGGTTTTTGAAGACCATCGTGGACACCCGCCCCTGCTTTCTTCCGAGTTGATGCACCTCATCCGAAACAGTGATGAACCTGAAGGTGGTTTGCGTACCATCCTTGCTACCCTGGAAGCGGAACACCCGGATCAGATTCGCGAGGTCCAGGTGGCTGATGCTAATATCCATTTTGATATGGATACCCCCGATGACTATTTTGATGGCTGCATTCGCTTTGCCCGTCAAGGTGTTCCCACCATGGCCGAAGCCAAGGCCATTATCGATCACATCTATGGCATGCCAGAAAAAGGTCTGGCCCATGGAAGGATGGTGGGCGATGTGGCGGGTATTCTCTGCCAGACTCTCATCCGCCATAATGGCCGCGAACTCAAGCCTCAGACCTGTCGGGTATGCGGACTGCTCCATGATATAGCCAAAGGCCATCCTCATCACGAAGAAACCGGGGCCACCTGGTTACGTGAGCTTGGTTTTGATGAAGCCGCCGAAATCGTGGGCGCCCATAAAGACATGGACTGGAAACCGGAGATGGGCGTAGGAGAGCGCGAACTGGTTCACCTGGCGGACAAGGTCGTTCGCGGGAGCCGAATGGTCCGGGTCAATGAACGATTTGAAGAAAAACTGACTCTCTTTAAAGATGATCCTGAAGCGGTTGAGGCCATCTTACGGCGCTATCGCTTAGCCCAGGACCTGGCTGCAGCGGTTGAGGCCGAGGTAGGCCAACCCCTGGAGCTCATCATGGAGATGGCCTTTGCCACATGCAGTCACTGA